The Pyxidicoccus sp. MSG2 DNA segment GCTCAAGGCCGCCGAGGTGCTGGACGGCCGCTTCTTCTCCGTGTGCGCGGACGCGGCGTGCCTCAAGGTGGCGCAGGCGAGCGGCAAGGAGCCGCTGCGCGTGGAGCCGCGGAGCCACTGCGCGCGGTGCGGGGGCTCGGCGAACCGGCGCGCGGAGGTGGCCTTCGTGGAGAGCTGCCGGCGCCACGGCGTGCGCAAGGTGGTCATCGTGGGCGGCTCGCCCGCGGTGCGCGAGGAGCTGGAGGAGAAGCTCGGGGACCAGATTGACCTGCGCATGGTGGACGGCACCGAGCGGCGCACGTCGGACCGGGCGCGGAGTGACTTGGACTGGGCGGACCTGGTGCTGGTGTGGGGCGCCACGGAGCTGCACCACAAGGTGAGCGGGCACTACACGCACGGGGGCCCGGCCTACAGCCACAAGGTGGTGCACGTGGTGCGCCGGGGCGTGGCCGCCCTGCTGGAAGAGGCCATGACACATCTGGAGCGGGCCCGTTGAAGACCGAGCTCATTCTCATCCGACACGGCGAGACGGAGTGGAACTCAGTGAACCGGCTGCAGGGGCACCGGGACAGCGCACTGAGCCGCGAGGGGCTGCGGCAGGCGGATGCGCTCGCCGCGCGGCTCGCGTCGGTGCGCTTCCACGCGCTCTACAGCAGTGACCTCGGCCGGGCGCTGGAGACGGCCCGGCGCATCGCCACGCGCACGGGGCACGCCGTCGTCCCGGACACGCGCCTGCGCGAGCGGGGCCTGGGCATCCTCGAGGGGCTGACGCGGGAAGAGGCGGGAGCGCGCCACCCGGAGGTGTTCGAGCGCTACTCGAATGGCGGGCCGGACTACGTCGTCCCCGAGGGAGAGAGCACGGGGCAGCGGCTGGCGCACGCGGTGGAGTGCCTGCGGGAGCTGGGCAGGCGCCACCGGGGAGAGCGGG contains these protein-coding regions:
- a CDS encoding histidine phosphatase family protein produces the protein MKTELILIRHGETEWNSVNRLQGHRDSALSREGLRQADALAARLASVRFHALYSSDLGRALETARRIATRTGHAVVPDTRLRERGLGILEGLTREEAGARHPEVFERYSNGGPDYVVPEGESTGQRLAHAVECLRELGRRHRGERVVAVTHGGVLSLLFRHSLGIPHSTPRAFSVLNAGWNQFDDHDGTLRLVTWGDVTHLNDVSRDDT